A region of Aliivibrio fischeri DNA encodes the following proteins:
- the galU gene encoding UTP--glucose-1-phosphate uridylyltransferase GalU, giving the protein MIKKCLFPAAGYGTRFLPATKSMPKEMMPVVNKPLIEYGVEEAINAGMDGMCIVTGRGKHSLMDHFDKNYELEHQISGTNKEELLEDVRELIDSAHFTYIRQREMKGLGHAILTGRELVGDEPFAVVLADDLCVNEEQGVLAQMVALYKQFRCSIVAVEEVPDNETHKYGVISGEMIKDDLYRVDNMVEKPEPGTAPSNLAIIGRYILTPDIFELIEQTEPGKGGEIQITDALLKQAQSGCVLAYKFKGKRFDCGSVEGYIEATNHCYENIYLKDKKSSELAKKVTGKK; this is encoded by the coding sequence ATGATCAAAAAATGTTTATTTCCTGCCGCAGGCTACGGCACACGCTTTTTACCAGCAACAAAATCAATGCCAAAAGAAATGATGCCTGTTGTAAACAAGCCTCTTATTGAATACGGTGTTGAAGAAGCAATCAATGCAGGCATGGACGGTATGTGTATTGTTACTGGCCGTGGTAAACATTCTTTAATGGATCACTTTGATAAAAACTACGAATTAGAGCACCAAATCAGTGGTACAAACAAAGAAGAACTTCTTGAAGATGTTCGCGAACTGATTGATTCAGCTCACTTCACTTATATTCGTCAACGTGAAATGAAAGGCTTAGGTCATGCAATTTTAACAGGTCGTGAACTTGTAGGTGATGAACCTTTCGCAGTTGTACTTGCTGATGACCTATGTGTGAACGAAGAGCAAGGTGTATTGGCTCAAATGGTTGCTTTATACAAGCAATTCCGTTGTTCTATCGTTGCTGTAGAAGAAGTACCAGACAACGAAACACACAAATACGGTGTGATTTCTGGTGAAATGATCAAAGATGATTTATACCGTGTTGATAACATGGTAGAAAAACCAGAGCCAGGAACAGCACCAAGCAACCTAGCTATTATTGGTCGTTACATCCTAACTCCTGATATTTTTGAGTTAATCGAGCAGACAGAACCAGGTAAAGGTGGTGAAATTCAAATCACCGATGCCCTACTAAAACAAGCACAATCAGGCTGTGTTTTAGCATATAAATTTAAAGGTAAGCGTTTTGACTGTGGCAGCGTTGAAGGTTATATCGAAGCAACAAACCACTGTTATGAAAACATTTATCTAAAAGATAAAAAATCATCAGAATTAGCAAAAAAAGTAACGGGAAAAAAATAA
- a CDS encoding glycosyltransferase family 4 protein produces the protein MKILLVNKFFFMKGGAETVYFQERDMLLSEGVKIVEFSMQHEKNIESEYSEFFVQNVDYYQKQTIKDKLATAINFIHNRQACEKLQALLEQEKPDLVHFHNIYHQLTPSIIKVAKQFGCKTVLTAHDTKIACPSYTMYRNGHTCEACVHGSVWNATKYRCQEGSLSKSLLLSLEAIYQKISKNYQYLDAIVSPSRFLGRFIQQKLPHNRIEVIVNGIDENVSLEGIKDNGYYLYLGRLSQEKGVPTLAEAHQLMTEKAGLKIVGDGPEFNQLKENYPTAELLGFKSGKELLTLIKEAKAVIVPSECYENCSMSVIEAMSYGKPVIGSKIGGIPEQIRDGIDGYLFEAGNAQALADKLDLLVKEPVKTIDMGKNARERFLSKYTLTKHKNDLLNLYQELLKG, from the coding sequence ATGAAAATTCTATTAGTTAATAAATTCTTTTTTATGAAAGGTGGCGCAGAAACGGTTTACTTCCAAGAGCGAGATATGCTCCTTTCTGAAGGAGTAAAGATTGTTGAGTTCTCGATGCAGCATGAGAAAAATATTGAATCTGAATACTCTGAGTTTTTTGTTCAAAATGTCGATTATTATCAGAAGCAAACCATAAAAGACAAACTAGCTACAGCCATTAATTTTATTCATAACCGACAAGCATGTGAAAAGTTGCAAGCTCTATTAGAGCAAGAAAAGCCCGACTTGGTGCATTTTCATAATATCTATCATCAGCTCACACCATCAATTATTAAAGTAGCTAAGCAGTTTGGCTGTAAAACAGTACTTACTGCCCACGATACTAAAATAGCTTGTCCAAGCTACACAATGTACCGCAATGGCCATACATGTGAAGCGTGTGTTCATGGCTCAGTTTGGAATGCGACTAAGTATCGCTGCCAAGAAGGCTCTCTAAGTAAAAGCCTTTTATTGTCTTTAGAAGCGATATATCAAAAAATCAGCAAAAATTATCAATATTTAGATGCTATCGTTTCTCCAAGTCGCTTTTTAGGACGATTCATTCAACAAAAACTGCCACATAACCGCATTGAAGTCATCGTTAATGGCATTGATGAAAACGTTTCTTTAGAGGGAATAAAAGATAATGGTTACTACCTTTATCTTGGGCGTTTAAGTCAAGAGAAAGGTGTTCCTACGCTAGCAGAAGCTCATCAATTGATGACAGAGAAAGCAGGCTTAAAAATCGTTGGAGATGGCCCTGAATTTAATCAATTAAAAGAGAATTACCCCACAGCAGAGCTACTTGGTTTCAAAAGTGGTAAAGAGCTTTTAACGCTAATTAAAGAAGCTAAAGCCGTGATTGTCCCATCAGAGTGTTATGAAAACTGCTCGATGTCAGTGATAGAAGCCATGTCTTATGGGAAACCGGTTATAGGTTCAAAAATTGGTGGAATACCAGAACAAATTAGAGATGGGATTGACGGCTATTTATTTGAGGCTGGTAATGCTCAAGCGCTTGCTGATAAATTGGATCTACTGGTGAAGGAACCTGTAAAAACCATTGATATGGGAAAAAATGCAAGAGAGCGTTTTTTAAGTAAGTACACGCTAACTAAACATAAAAACGATTTACTAAATCTATATCAAGAACTATTGAAAGGATAA
- a CDS encoding glycosyltransferase has translation MTKLPFISVIIKTYNEEAGIEKTISSIKKNMGVFPHKIIVADSLSTDNTQDIATKMNVTVVSLTEPEDRCCGVGHQLGYLYSEGDFLLLLDGDMELESGFIERGVSFLLENTQYAGVAGSVEMDDVDSYEFKSRKQRLHQIYPIGDCSHLGGGGLYRKAAIDEIGYLTNRNLHAYEESELGMRLTHAGYKLHRLDVPYFFHTSYTMSSLALMKHRWKGGYLFAPGELVKGAFGTPLFSHALKTIKNEAIFAVYLFILFASLLSFNPMLIGATSLPLFAFIGLKTIKNRSIRDALQSVLNLSVFAAGLIKGLFIPLKDPKTPPPHTVINEGKK, from the coding sequence ATGACTAAACTTCCATTTATCTCAGTCATTATCAAGACTTATAATGAAGAAGCAGGCATAGAGAAAACTATCTCCAGCATCAAAAAAAATATGGGGGTATTCCCTCATAAAATTATTGTTGCTGATAGTTTGTCTACCGACAACACTCAAGATATCGCTACAAAAATGAACGTAACGGTTGTTTCTCTTACTGAGCCAGAGGATCGTTGCTGCGGTGTCGGGCATCAGCTTGGTTACCTTTATAGTGAAGGCGATTTCCTGCTACTTCTTGATGGTGATATGGAATTGGAATCAGGATTTATTGAACGAGGTGTATCCTTCTTACTTGAAAACACTCAATATGCAGGTGTTGCGGGCTCTGTCGAAATGGATGATGTTGATAGTTATGAGTTTAAATCTCGCAAACAGCGCCTTCATCAAATTTATCCTATTGGTGATTGCTCACATTTAGGTGGCGGAGGCCTTTATCGAAAAGCGGCCATTGATGAAATTGGCTATTTAACCAATCGTAACCTTCATGCTTACGAAGAATCAGAACTAGGAATGCGTTTAACTCACGCAGGGTATAAATTGCATCGTCTTGATGTTCCTTATTTTTTCCATACATCCTACACCATGTCGTCATTAGCATTAATGAAACATCGTTGGAAAGGCGGCTACCTTTTTGCTCCTGGAGAATTAGTGAAAGGCGCTTTTGGTACGCCCTTATTTTCACACGCCCTAAAAACCATTAAGAATGAAGCTATCTTTGCAGTCTATTTATTCATTTTATTTGCTTCATTACTTTCATTTAATCCAATGTTAATTGGAGCGACTTCCTTACCTTTATTCGCTTTCATCGGATTAAAAACAATAAAAAATCGTTCTATTAGAGATGCTCTTCAAAGCGTGTTAAATCTTTCAGTCTTTGCGGCAGGCTTAATTAAAGGGCTATTTATTCCTTTAAAAGATCCAAAAACACCACCACCACATACCGTTATTAACGAGGGTAAAAAATGA
- a CDS encoding capsular biosynthesis protein, which yields MSLLKSITTIAGASVISQIIGAVSIWLISHKYNMSQVGIYALVYSIVLIGAQICTFASQLLLPKQNDHTLSQNIVFSLLQSMLIALPYSYIMTLFFEQNGYILYVLTLCHAWILVSENLLLRVENIRLLAFQRISVSLLVIGAIFLTPNIESFYFCWAAGLLFLICAWLTYSVSFTQISISHFSLSNNLAFIKENRSHLSGIGSAEVLAMANNNLPTLLINFWFSPLTAGYFAVVNRFCLAPVTIVGNAVRNSIFSKWSIDFRNNTFNFQEFKKVRLMLLVLGLIATAGVLIFYPLIMQLGFNDEWLSSVPTSRYMLPYLLPALAVCPLTVIELVFGSPKYFLRIQIEQLLVIVLAFVVFPYFHKDYAYSVLLFAVLSFIRYAFIYLKVNKRAHLLAKEDA from the coding sequence ATGAGCTTGCTAAAAAGTATTACTACGATAGCAGGAGCATCAGTGATTTCTCAGATCATTGGTGCTGTTTCAATTTGGCTAATATCTCATAAATACAATATGTCACAAGTCGGCATTTACGCGCTTGTGTACAGTATTGTTTTAATTGGGGCACAAATTTGTACTTTTGCATCCCAGTTATTGTTACCAAAGCAAAATGACCATACTTTATCGCAAAATATCGTATTCTCATTACTTCAGAGCATGCTTATTGCTCTTCCTTACAGCTACATCATGACGCTATTTTTTGAGCAAAATGGATACATACTCTATGTTCTAACGCTTTGTCATGCTTGGATTCTTGTATCTGAAAACTTATTGCTACGCGTAGAAAATATCCGTTTATTAGCCTTCCAACGAATCTCTGTTTCATTATTGGTTATCGGCGCTATATTCCTTACTCCTAATATCGAGTCATTCTATTTTTGTTGGGCTGCCGGATTATTATTCCTTATCTGTGCATGGCTGACCTATTCAGTCTCATTTACTCAAATTTCAATATCTCACTTTTCGCTTTCAAATAATTTAGCATTTATTAAAGAAAACCGAAGTCATTTATCAGGGATAGGGAGTGCTGAAGTACTTGCTATGGCTAACAATAATCTACCTACACTATTAATTAACTTTTGGTTTTCTCCATTAACCGCTGGCTATTTTGCTGTTGTTAATCGCTTTTGTTTGGCTCCAGTGACTATTGTTGGTAATGCTGTTAGAAACTCTATTTTTTCAAAGTGGTCCATTGATTTTCGAAATAACACTTTCAATTTCCAAGAGTTTAAAAAAGTTCGCTTAATGTTATTGGTATTAGGTTTAATCGCGACCGCTGGTGTATTAATTTTTTATCCTTTAATCATGCAATTAGGCTTTAATGATGAATGGCTAAGCTCGGTACCAACCTCTCGATATATGCTTCCTTATTTATTACCGGCACTGGCAGTGTGTCCTCTAACAGTAATTGAATTGGTATTTGGTTCACCAAAATATTTCCTTCGCATTCAAATTGAGCAATTACTAGTAATCGTGCTCGCTTTTGTTGTATTTCCTTACTTCCACAAAGATTACGCTTATTCTGTTTTATTATTTGCGGTTTTATCCTTTATTCGTTACGCCTTTATTTATTTAAAAGTAAACAAAAGAGCACACCTTTTAGCTAAGGAAGATGCTTAA
- a CDS encoding polysaccharide biosynthesis tyrosine autokinase, protein MALSIIENGKKLESTIDFSNFLKEFKKYRLRVLLVVLAITLAAFPLINGMTPQYTATATIVLKAKTDNSTPIDQVEDFDATQAEYYPTQAELLQSKTVIEAAAKKLDLINSPIFEAEDKDENIPQSEEEHLYSIVKAIKKKLSISPVRFSQLVHVSYESKDSDMSALVANAVVESYIEQQEQRKIEKTQQAQQWNNTRMSELKEKIKQQKADIDKFLSDNGLLTYQGVDGFETEQLALVNDRLATAKEKRITAKANYNTISEALGYPLEDVATLPSISNHAQLQDLRIALIQAKRTLFDLQKMYGPKNRQILEANAQIKAIELQTTALLKELKTGLYKEYQAAIERENKYRALLAEQKKDFTALAAKKDTYNTMKADLDKTQELYEKIFLRSKEQELTVLYREPVARLLDAATPPHKPSKPNKALLLIMVCAMTIIFSLLFIIIKSALNKSINNLTQVNTRLGLQGIGELISLDYIDELALFTKNFFKNSYSAETVHAIRTTILLDDKPWPIIGLTSTESTESNELNSYLLAYSFSQDRSTLLIDLDYRKEISLTEAILMQKKNEIDAKKAENSDDFETVPTSTVMGVAEALEQKHPINDCLIKIENNLTFLPRGTLTETPLITLASEELGSQLKELSKQFEQVIVNLPAMTESKDAQLIARHLSGVIYTVQAGELSANHILTNIEKVKQVQTPIMGVILTDVQNDELETEEAKQQLIHQNDDILG, encoded by the coding sequence ATGGCACTATCAATTATTGAAAATGGCAAAAAGCTAGAAAGTACAATCGATTTTTCGAACTTTTTAAAAGAGTTTAAAAAATATCGTCTGCGCGTGCTACTCGTTGTTTTAGCTATAACATTGGCTGCGTTTCCGCTAATTAACGGAATGACACCTCAATATACAGCAACGGCAACTATCGTTTTAAAAGCCAAAACAGATAACTCCACTCCAATTGACCAAGTGGAAGATTTTGATGCAACGCAAGCTGAATATTACCCAACTCAAGCCGAGTTACTTCAATCAAAAACCGTTATTGAAGCAGCAGCTAAAAAATTAGATCTTATTAATAGCCCGATCTTCGAAGCCGAGGATAAAGACGAAAATATCCCTCAATCCGAAGAAGAGCACCTCTATTCAATAGTAAAAGCAATAAAGAAAAAGCTCTCTATCTCTCCAGTACGTTTTAGCCAATTAGTTCATGTTTCTTATGAATCTAAAGACTCCGATATGTCAGCATTAGTTGCTAATGCTGTCGTTGAAAGCTATATCGAGCAGCAAGAACAAAGAAAAATAGAAAAAACTCAACAAGCTCAACAGTGGAATAACACTCGTATGAGCGAACTAAAAGAGAAAATTAAACAACAAAAAGCCGATATTGATAAATTCTTGTCAGATAATGGGTTACTTACCTATCAAGGTGTCGATGGCTTTGAAACAGAACAACTAGCGTTAGTTAACGATCGACTTGCAACCGCAAAAGAAAAACGGATCACAGCCAAAGCTAATTACAACACAATAAGCGAAGCTCTCGGTTACCCCCTAGAAGACGTAGCTACTTTACCAAGTATTTCTAACCACGCTCAATTACAAGATCTTCGAATTGCGTTAATTCAAGCAAAACGCACCTTATTCGATCTTCAAAAAATGTATGGTCCTAAAAACCGTCAAATATTAGAAGCTAACGCTCAAATAAAAGCGATTGAACTCCAAACAACCGCTCTTTTAAAAGAACTTAAAACAGGGTTATACAAAGAATACCAAGCTGCGATTGAGAGAGAGAACAAATACAGAGCTTTACTTGCTGAGCAGAAAAAAGACTTCACTGCATTAGCAGCAAAAAAAGATACTTATAATACAATGAAAGCAGATCTTGATAAGACTCAAGAACTGTATGAAAAAATATTTTTACGCAGCAAAGAACAAGAACTAACCGTTTTATATCGTGAACCGGTTGCTCGTTTACTTGATGCTGCTACACCACCTCACAAACCAAGTAAACCTAATAAAGCACTATTGCTAATTATGGTTTGTGCTATGACGATCATTTTTAGTCTTCTATTTATCATCATAAAATCAGCATTAAACAAATCAATCAATAACTTAACCCAAGTTAATACTCGCTTAGGCTTACAAGGTATAGGGGAGTTAATCAGTCTAGATTATATTGATGAGTTGGCTTTATTTACTAAAAACTTCTTTAAAAATAGTTATTCAGCAGAAACTGTTCATGCTATTCGTACAACCATTCTTTTAGATGATAAGCCTTGGCCTATCATTGGTTTAACATCGACTGAATCGACTGAAAGCAATGAACTAAATAGCTATCTACTTGCATATTCATTCTCACAAGACCGCTCAACCTTACTTATTGATTTAGATTATAGAAAGGAAATTTCGTTAACTGAAGCAATCCTAATGCAGAAAAAAAACGAGATTGATGCTAAAAAAGCAGAGAATAGTGATGATTTCGAAACAGTCCCAACATCCACAGTAATGGGTGTAGCAGAGGCATTAGAACAAAAACACCCAATCAACGATTGTCTAATAAAAATTGAAAATAACTTAACATTTTTACCTCGTGGCACATTAACAGAAACACCATTAATCACCTTAGCTTCAGAAGAGCTAGGTAGCCAACTAAAAGAGTTAAGCAAACAATTTGAACAAGTTATCGTTAATTTACCAGCAATGACAGAAAGCAAAGATGCTCAACTAATCGCTCGTCATCTATCCGGTGTCATTTACACTGTGCAAGCAGGTGAACTAAGTGCTAATCATATCCTTACTAACATTGAAAAAGTTAAACAAGTTCAAACACCAATTATGGGTGTAATACTTACTGATGTTCAAAACGACGAATTAGAAACAGAAGAAGCCAAGCAGCAATTAATCCACCAAAATGATGACATTTTAGGTTAA
- a CDS encoding polysaccharide biosynthesis/export family protein, whose protein sequence is MKPLFISFCLFLSFVSNAFASEAQDTPSDTQEKAKTEQSQQKEDLGYILGAGDTIQISVFKEPEMTTRLKIHRGGYVNFPYLGEIKLSGRTPTQIEEDIEARLADGYILQPMVTVSIEAFRKFFISGEVANPNGYEFQPGLTVEQAIAMAGGFTDRSDRDSINVRSAATNELIEDVAPTYPVGPGDVVIIEQSFF, encoded by the coding sequence ATGAAACCCTTATTTATTTCTTTTTGCCTATTTCTATCTTTTGTTTCTAATGCATTTGCATCTGAAGCTCAAGACACGCCTTCTGATACACAAGAAAAAGCAAAAACTGAACAATCCCAACAGAAAGAAGATCTTGGTTATATTTTAGGTGCCGGAGACACTATTCAAATCTCAGTTTTCAAAGAGCCAGAAATGACCACACGCCTAAAAATACACCGTGGAGGCTATGTTAATTTCCCTTACCTTGGTGAAATTAAATTATCTGGTAGAACCCCGACGCAAATTGAAGAAGATATCGAAGCAAGATTAGCTGACGGCTATATTCTACAACCAATGGTAACCGTCAGCATTGAAGCATTTCGTAAGTTCTTTATCAGTGGTGAAGTGGCAAACCCAAATGGGTACGAATTTCAGCCTGGTTTAACTGTTGAGCAAGCTATTGCTATGGCTGGTGGCTTCACAGACAGATCAGATCGAGATTCTATAAACGTACGCTCAGCAGCAACAAATGAGTTAATCGAAGATGTGGCTCCAACCTATCCTGTAGGTCCGGGCGATGTAGTTATCATTGAACAGAGTTTTTTCTAA
- a CDS encoding outer membrane beta-barrel protein, with the protein MIRPTKTPISFNKLILLTTSLVSSSCYAYLTPKPHIGPAGVEYQSNVAVDYGYDDNVNYQSDHTPHVQSDFFNVKPFVQLKGVHNADVYTLQYTGDYRQYQENNTSDDYYDHHIALIGAWKKGLNNDLLFTIENTIGHENRGEGLTDGLSAEQFQKYGITDVLETNMFHTELRYSIDKQDSIGKLSFAVQYKDFTYDDRTSNFTSGSIYNFNQYIEDQEWDQTTFTIELFDQASSRTRFRYSIVSNLRHYKINNLKDTNETFFIAGIKTIRTGKTTIDANIAWLYKDFPNNPDSENFGGLNWDIDIKWSPVRHSSFHFYTDQSVEDPTEVGGYVLNTEYGTNWEHFWWSSRLSTTLGYRYKTSADKDKSSDKVETKTEAIAKITYKFRPSIQFELSYQQLVNESNKEFDDFTINSVETVTQTLGYDKSLIMFTTKVQI; encoded by the coding sequence GTGATACGGCCTACTAAAACGCCAATATCTTTCAACAAACTTATACTGCTTACTACTTCATTAGTAAGCAGTTCTTGTTATGCTTATTTAACACCAAAACCACATATCGGCCCGGCAGGCGTAGAATACCAAAGTAATGTAGCTGTAGATTATGGCTATGATGATAACGTAAATTATCAGTCAGACCATACACCACATGTACAATCTGATTTCTTTAATGTTAAGCCATTTGTGCAACTAAAAGGGGTTCATAATGCAGATGTCTATACCTTGCAATACACAGGCGACTATAGACAATACCAAGAAAATAATACATCCGATGATTACTATGACCACCACATTGCATTGATTGGTGCTTGGAAAAAAGGATTGAACAACGATTTACTTTTCACCATAGAAAATACGATTGGTCATGAAAACCGAGGCGAAGGATTAACTGATGGTTTATCAGCTGAACAGTTTCAAAAATATGGTATTACTGATGTTTTAGAAACAAACATGTTTCATACTGAATTACGCTACAGTATTGATAAGCAAGATAGTATTGGAAAGTTAAGCTTTGCAGTTCAGTACAAAGACTTTACTTATGATGACAGAACTTCCAATTTTACATCTGGAAGTATCTATAACTTTAACCAATACATCGAAGATCAAGAGTGGGATCAAACAACATTCACTATTGAACTATTTGATCAAGCATCCAGTCGAACTCGGTTTCGTTATTCTATCGTTAGTAACTTAAGGCACTACAAAATTAATAACCTTAAAGACACTAATGAAACGTTTTTTATCGCTGGCATTAAAACGATCAGAACAGGAAAAACAACAATAGATGCCAATATTGCTTGGCTTTATAAAGATTTCCCCAACAACCCTGACTCAGAGAATTTTGGGGGATTAAACTGGGATATAGACATCAAATGGAGCCCAGTAAGACACTCTAGCTTTCACTTTTACACAGATCAATCAGTAGAGGATCCAACAGAAGTTGGTGGTTATGTTCTAAATACTGAATATGGAACTAACTGGGAACATTTTTGGTGGTCGAGTAGACTTTCCACCACATTGGGTTACCGCTATAAAACCAGCGCAGATAAAGATAAAAGCTCAGATAAAGTTGAAACAAAAACAGAAGCTATAGCTAAAATTACCTATAAATTTAGACCTTCGATTCAATTTGAACTGAGCTACCAACAACTTGTGAATGAGTCCAATAAGGAATTCGATGATTTCACCATTAATTCAGTCGAAACGGTTACTCAAACGTTAGGCTATGATAAATCACTTATTATGTTTACAACTAAGGTGCAAATTTAG
- a CDS encoding undecaprenyl-phosphate glucose phosphotransferase, with product MKQQNIKMISDSYRTLTKAFDFIAINLLLTFILSVHGLEETAVDLSAGLLFSTIFLLLSEYSGLYTINTKVELKKYLLRLTFSLLLTVSVFFILKLRLANLEGMKISNLNSHISLLWYICVWGALSLSRTICTLSYTFIVIPRLKINKIAIIGLTPAGLSIEQALISKYKNQKVSIEFYDDRSSSRFSYVNKSGYAGKVSELIEKVKNDEIQSVYIALPMVAKDRIKDIIHQLSNSTVNAYIVPDLYTYKLSVSQIKRIGNVHTFSIFSSPFEGLGAVIKRIEDIVIGSLITLLILPVLCLVALGVKLSSPGPILFKQDRYGLGGKKIKVWKFRSMKVMENSEVVTQATKNDPRVTRFGSFIRRTSLDELPQFINVLQGSMSIVGPRPHAVAHNEEYRVLVDNYMVRHKIKPGITGLAQINGYRGETDTLDKMEKRVEYDIKYLQNWSLSMDLKIIFLTVFKGFVSDTAY from the coding sequence ATGAAACAACAAAATATAAAAATGATAAGTGATAGTTATCGTACCTTAACAAAGGCATTTGACTTTATAGCAATTAACTTATTGCTGACCTTTATCCTATCTGTTCACGGACTTGAGGAAACAGCAGTCGATCTCTCTGCTGGCCTTTTATTTTCTACTATTTTTTTACTGCTTAGTGAATACTCAGGTCTGTACACCATCAATACAAAAGTTGAGTTAAAGAAATATCTTTTAAGACTAACTTTCTCTTTACTCCTTACAGTATCAGTATTTTTTATATTAAAGCTTCGCCTTGCAAATTTAGAAGGCATGAAGATCAGCAACCTAAACTCTCATATATCCCTTCTTTGGTATATTTGTGTTTGGGGTGCTCTCTCTCTTTCTCGAACAATTTGCACCTTAAGCTACACCTTTATTGTCATACCGAGATTAAAGATAAATAAGATCGCGATTATTGGTTTAACCCCAGCAGGTCTTTCAATTGAGCAAGCGTTAATTTCAAAATATAAGAATCAAAAAGTTAGTATTGAATTTTATGATGACCGTTCAAGCAGTCGCTTTAGTTATGTAAATAAAAGTGGTTATGCCGGTAAAGTGTCAGAACTGATTGAAAAAGTAAAAAATGACGAAATTCAAAGTGTGTATATTGCACTGCCTATGGTGGCTAAAGATCGTATAAAAGACATCATTCACCAATTATCAAACTCGACGGTGAATGCTTACATTGTTCCAGATCTCTATACTTATAAGTTAAGTGTTTCGCAAATAAAGCGCATTGGAAATGTACATACATTTAGTATTTTCAGTTCACCATTCGAAGGGTTGGGAGCTGTCATTAAGCGCATTGAAGATATTGTTATCGGTTCATTGATCACATTATTAATTCTACCAGTTCTGTGTCTTGTCGCTTTAGGTGTGAAATTAAGCTCTCCAGGTCCTATTCTATTTAAACAGGACAGGTATGGCCTAGGTGGTAAAAAAATTAAAGTATGGAAGTTCCGTTCAATGAAAGTAATGGAAAATTCTGAAGTAGTTACTCAAGCAACTAAAAATGATCCTAGGGTTACTCGCTTTGGAAGTTTTATCCGCAGAACATCATTAGATGAACTCCCACAGTTTATTAATGTATTACAAGGAAGTATGTCTATTGTTGGCCCTCGACCTCATGCTGTTGCACATAATGAGGAGTACCGCGTGTTAGTCGACAATTACATGGTAAGACATAAAATTAAACCCGGTATTACTGGGCTAGCACAAATCAATGGCTACCGTGGAGAAACCGATACATTAGATAAGATGGAAAAGCGTGTAGAGTATGATATTAAATACTTACAAAACTGGTCTTTATCAATGGATCTTAAGATTATTTTCTTAACTGTTTTCAAAGGATTTGTGAGTGATACGGCCTACTAA
- a CDS encoding single-stranded DNA-binding protein, which produces MASRGVNKVILVGNLGQDPEIRYMPSGGAVANITIATSETWRDKATGEQREKTEWHRVALFGKLAEVAGEYLRKGSQVYVEGQLQTRKWQDQNGQDRFTTEVVVQGFNGVMQMLGGRGQGAPAGGQQQQGNWGQPQQPAQQNNFAPQQQQAPQQQAPQAAQPQYNEPPMDFDDDIPF; this is translated from the coding sequence ATGGCCAGCCGTGGTGTTAATAAAGTTATCCTTGTTGGTAACTTAGGGCAAGATCCTGAAATCCGTTACATGCCAAGTGGCGGTGCGGTAGCGAATATTACAATTGCAACGTCTGAAACTTGGCGTGACAAGGCAACTGGTGAGCAACGTGAAAAAACAGAATGGCACCGTGTTGCTCTGTTTGGCAAATTAGCAGAAGTTGCTGGTGAGTACTTACGTAAAGGCTCTCAAGTTTACGTTGAAGGTCAATTACAAACACGTAAATGGCAAGACCAGAATGGTCAAGACCGTTTTACAACAGAAGTAGTTGTTCAGGGCTTTAACGGTGTAATGCAAATGCTTGGTGGTCGCGGACAAGGTGCTCCAGCTGGCGGTCAACAACAGCAAGGTAATTGGGGCCAGCCTCAACAACCGGCACAGCAGAATAATTTTGCGCCTCAACAACAGCAGGCTCCTCAACAACAAGCTCCACAAGCTGCTCAACCTCAATACAATGAGCCGCCAATGGATTTTGATGATGACATCCCGTTCTAA